Below is a window of Stygiolobus azoricus DNA.
CATGGAGTTTTTAGGGATTTCCTTGTATTTCACCTTAAGGCATGTCATACACTACACACTGGTGTTATTAAATGATCTATACTCCTATTCACTTTTCCTTTAATTTCGAAGTGGGCTGCGCATACTAAACATGGGTCGAAACTCCTTATAGCTCTAAGGAAATCATATCCTACCCATTCATCTGGTGGTACTTCTTCCATAACTTTAGTATTTATAACTGACATCTCGAATGCACCTATAGCTTGTCCGTTTATACACCAAGGTCCATTACATCTATTATCTCTTGGACTTACATTTGCTGTAGTAGGAGCGTGATACTGGTAATTAGCTATGCTATAATTACTATTAACTAACCAATGTCTAACTGTCCCTCTAGGAACTTCATATTGTCCAACACCTAAGGAGAATGATGGTTGCTTCCAAGGCCTAGAGGTCTTTGGACTAGTTTGATTTTTCATTAATAATTCTAATCCGTATTGTAAGTTATCCCATGCAACAAATATTGCAACTGCTGTGTCAACAGCTCTTCCTAGTATTCTACTTAATGTAGTAGAATAATCCGGAGGTTCCCATTCTACTGTCCATTCTGCAGATGAGCCTGATGGTAACCACGCAGGAATTTCACTTATTGTAGGTAAAGTTACAACTATTTTACCGTTTTTGACCACAGGACTATTTGGATGATAATGGGCAAGGGCGTGAAGTCTTGCCCACGGACCAGTTTCGTATGACCATATAGTTCCGTCCTTCCAGATTAATCTAGGTTCTGCATCCCAACTATATTTATCCATAAAGTTCATGGCTTGAGGATTAGGTATTGTAGTCTTATTCCATGGATGATACATATATAGAGGTGTTCCATCAGTGTCTGTTAATCCCCACGCTAATTTATTCCCTATAGGATCAGTCTCAGTAAAGGGCGAAGTTGTATGAGCCCAATCTTGATAGTAAGAAGAATTAACAAATTCAAGTTGACCTACATTAAGATCTATGAAACTTTTACTTAATAATTCGCCATTTCTCACAATAGCAGCCCTAAATATTGTCTGGGGTCCTTCAGAAGCTTGTTGGGCTAAAGTATCATAATTACTATAAATATTCTCATATGTATCCCCTAGGTTACTATACAATTCTGGACTTTCAAAACCATAGCTTGATATATAAGTAGGAGCACTATATGTTAATCCTTGACGTTCATAATCACAGTTATCTATAAGGAAGTTAGCTAAGTCCATCCACGCCGCTACTACCACTTTAACCCATGCAGTTAGAGTTGTTAGTCTATACATGTATTCTACAAATAATGATTCACCTACAGATAGATCTGTACCTATTCCTCCGGGTATTAGCATTGGTGGATGAGAGTGCCTACCATATATTAGAACTCCAGCTTCTCTAGCTAGTATTTGAGCCTTTACCGCATGAATCCATAGCCATCCTGTGAAAGGATTCAATGCCGTCATTATATCTGCTATAGTAGAAAATCCATGTATGTCACTATGTTCTGCTTTAGTTTGCTGAGCTGCTTGCCAACATGATGGATAATACGTTTGCATAACTTGAGCTGAAAAATCTGGACCTTCCAAGACGTTAAGTATTATTGGATGGTCATAAGTCATATCTGTCATGGCATACGCCATATTTCTCAAAACTTGTCCTAGAGGATACGGTACTGCTCCTAAAGCCATATCATTAGCTCTTACTGAACCGTTAGCATGAGCGGCACCGCAGACTCCACATGATCTAGAAGTTATGTGAACAGCGTCTGGTGGCTGCCTACCTCTGAGGAATACTTCAAATCCTCTAAACATAGTTACATATGTATACGCTTGGTTGTTTACTACTTGCCTTGTATTTGTATCTATAGTTGCGGTCATACCTAAATGTCCCGCAACTCTAGTTATAGGATCTATGGTTAAATTTTTTGTTGAAGACGAGGACATACATTTTCACCTCCTTTTATATATATTAACTATAAGACAAAATAAAAAAACATTAACTTTCATTTTTTACTCACCTTTATTCTATCAGCTAATATATCTACTATATGATTAACTTTCGAATTAGCATGATAGTAATCTATTTGGAAGTTTATACTTTCTATGCAGACTGGACATCCAGTAAGAACTTCTTTAGCCTTTATCTTATTGATTTCACCCACTTTAATCTTACCAGCTTTTATTAGTGGTTCTGATGTTTTATCTAGGAACTTCTTATCGTCATCGCTTATAGCAATACCTAATGCTTTTGCCATATTATTAACCATAGAAGGAAGTCCGCATCCACCACCTCCTCCACTACAGCAAAAACTATTTACGCCATGACTAGGTAACTCCTTGAATTTTTTAGATAAAGCTTTCATGAGAATTCTAGGTGCTTCAAAAACTCCTCCCCTTTTGCCTAGCTGACATGGATCATGCCACGTTATAATCTCATCTAACGGTTCTATCTCAAACTCCTTATTTTCGTACCATTTTGCTAAAAGTTCTGTGACATGAACAACTTCGTATTTAGGTTCCACTTTTAATGTTTCATGCATAGTATACCTTAATGCAGGATATTCAAAACCTCCTGCCGTTAACATAACATATTTTGGAGAAATATCAGTAAAGTACGAATAAACTCTTTGCATAACTTTTACAGCTCCATCCTTATCTCCTATTACCAATCCAATTGGAGGTCTTATTCCAAGCGGCTTTGACATAAATGTCCAGTCCTTATTAAGCATATCGAGAATTTTTGCCACTTTTACTAAAACATCAGGATAAGCTAATGCTTCATAAATGCTGGCATAAAATAAGACTTCGCTACCTTTTTTATCTAAAGGTACTTCTTTCCCTATAGCATCCTTAATTTTTGAAATTAAGGAATTCCATGAATTCTTAAAGAAATCTATTTCCAAGTATTTTCCAGAAGCCTCTAACTCTGCTATATCTCTATAAACTTTAGGTCCCATTCCTGCTTTAAATGCAACCTGCTTAAGTAGATCTATCATAGCTCCGCTATCAATTGCCATTGGGCAGACAAATGCGCATGATCCGCAATTAACACAATGCCATGCATAATCTACCATAGTTTCTGCTTCTTCTAGGGAAAGATACTTTTTACTTCCTCCTATGACCCTACCTACAGTCCTTCCCCATACAGTAAATCTATACCTATAAAGTTGCCTAGCTACTTCTGCTTTATTTACTGGAGAATAATGTAATGACGTTGGAGTAAATGGACAAGCTGCTTCGCAAGCCTTACAATTAACACACGCTTGGAAATAATAAAGCAGAGTAGAGTCTAACTGACTATAGAATACCTCGTCTATTGCCTTATTTAACGCTTCCATATCTACTTTAGCTTCTGCTATTGCCATTATTTTTCACCCCTTCTATATGTCATAAAATACCATTCCCTAATTTTTCCAAGATAGAATTCAAACATATGGAAACCTCTAGTGAAGGGCAATGTGGCTATTAAAATTTCTGCAACTAGTATATGAGCCCCTAGTAAATTATCGTAATATGCTACGCTATCAGGAATGTGGGAAGTAGCTAAGAATCCTAGTATTATGTCGATGTAAAGTAGTAAGAAGAACCACCAATCCCCAGATCTTAGCGTTAATCCTTCAGCTAAAGCATGAAACTTATGACCCAAATATATTCCTAAAAGTATCACCAGGATATATGTTATATATTGGCCGTTTAGAATTATCGTTAAAGGTCCCCATATATCATGAACGAAAGGATATGATGTGGGAGTATAAGGTGAAGTAGCTAATGTAAAGGCTAATTCACCATCTACAGAACTTTCAGGAATAGCTAAAGGAAATAGAATTTTATAAGGAGAAATATAATAAGCCCAAAATATCATATGCTGAGCTAGAAGAAATATTATAACAATTAATGATAAGTGCATAAGAAGACCTACAGCAGTAGTTACTGGTTTTCTTTTCATTCCTACTTTACTGGAGTTGGCAAAAGTATCAACTAATTTCTTAACTTTTTCTGTTGACGACGTTTCTCTCGTAACAGATGTAGCGTAAGGTATAAACGGTTTCTTATAAACTGCGAAGTATCTAAATACTCTATATGATGCACTAAAAAAGAAAAAGAATATTGTAGGAGTGAACAAATCTAATGCTAAAGGATATAATGAATTGCCTACTAAATAGTCCCCAAAAGGTAGCTGCATGCTATTTCGACCTCACTCCTCCTTTTTGTACCATTTTCTTTTCTGCTAATCCTGCAGCAGCACCTATCACTATACCTGCACCTATTAACCCTGCAGTTGTTAGAGTAGAAGACGGGGTTGGAACTTGTAAGGGCTTATAGAATGGTTCGTATAGATCAGAGAAACCGGGCATAGTACATCCAATACATACTGCACCAGTTCTTGTCGGCCCTCCTATACCGCCAACCCAACCGTATTTATTCCATGGGCAATTAGATACCGGACCTTTACATCCAACTTCAAATAAGCATGCAGCGGTAGGCTCACCTGGCTGAGTTCTAAACGCTCCTGCAGCATACCATGCAGCTCTGGGACATTGTTCATGGACCGTATTTTGGAAGAAGTACAGTGGCCTCCAATATTGATCAAGTTCTGGTAATGGAGCTAAACCTCCTGCCCATAACACTAAATTAGCTAATGTTCTCATTATACCGTCTCCATTGGCTGGGCAACCAGGCACTGCTATCGCTGGCTTTACCGAAGCAGAAGGAGATGGTGTTATATCAAGATAAGAATTAGGATTCTTAACGAAAGTATAGAATGGTGCTGCGGCAGCTTGCCCATTTAAGTAATTATCCTCATATAATCTGCTTAATAATCCCTTATATCCTCTCAATGGATCGTCGAAAAATCCAACAGCACCAGTAGGTGATGGAGACCATGTTGGCGTTATAAATTTAGGCGGTGGTTGATATACTTTATCAGCTATTAACCCTCCATAGGATGCACAATTTCCTACTGCTAGAACTGCAACTGCATTAGTTAAAAGTTCTGCTACCCATTCGTTTAAAGTCTTTGGACCTAACATTCCCCAAAATCCACCAGAATTATATTGCTGCGCAGTGTTCTCATCAGGGAAACTTCCTTCTAGTACTAGTACATAAGGATTGTATTTCCCATTAATTATGTCATTTAATATATTTACTGCTTGTTCTCCTTGTTGAGGCATTATACTTGGCCAAAAAGATATTTTTACACTGCCCGGTCCTACTAGAGGACTTGCGCCAAAAAGAACTTGAGCTACTGTAGGATCTGTAGCTTGGAGTATAGCTGTTGTATTTCCTTCACATGCTTGTGCTTCAAACCATACTATATTTACGTCACCATTTTTTATCATACCTACTGCTTTTCCTATTGCCTTATCCCATTCTGGTGCTGCAACCATAGTAGCCGTTAGCGCTAACTTTAGGAAATCCCGCCTAGAAATTTTGAATGACATGTTGTTTTCTTATTAATGATACAAAATTAATAAATATTTTTATGAAAAAGAAGCCCTTTCTCGTTTAACTGCGTTAATATTATCATAACTTAATTTAAAATAATAATATTAAAATAGTGAACTTTATATATGCTAAGTTCTATTATACTTTAATAATGGTCGAATCCCCGCAAGGAACTAAACTGAAAATTGAGGAATTAAGAAGGCTTTCACAAATAAATCCCTCAGATCCATGGCCTCACTTTCTTCTTGGAGAAATATATAGTACATTAAATCCTGAAGAGGCATTGAAAGAATATAACGAGGCTATTAAATTGGATCCTCATGTAATAGATTTCCATTATAAGAAAGCCCTACTACTTTTTAATTTAGGAAAAATTGACGAGGCACTAGAATGTCTTGAAAAAGCATCCATCATTGATTATAAAAATTCTTCAATATACTATTTTCTTAAGGGAAATTTTCTTGATGAATTAGGAAAATATGACGAGGCTATAAAAGAGTATGAAAAGGCTATTAAAAAAGATCCTAACAATCCATGGATTATTGAAGCAAAGATATTAGATATGGTGGAACTAGGATTAGTTAATGAAGCTTTAAATGAAATAGATAATATACTTAAAACTAAAAATTTCAAAAATTTAATAATGCTCAGAGAAAAAATAGTTAAAATTAGTCAAAATGAACTTAGAAGCGTCAAGAATACGTAAGTTAATCCAAATATCATTAGAACTTTAGCTGTTTGTGGATCAGAATCTGCAGGTAGATTTGTATATACATATTTTCCTATCTTGATAGAAAGTGGCAACGTAAGTAATACTAATATATCTAGGTAAGGTAAGTATCCAAATAATATTAGTAATGGTATAAGTGAATAAGGAAGAATTATCAAAAGGAATAAATAAATCTTCTTTATTTTATCTGGAAAAATTGTTGCTAAAGTCTCTGTTTTGTTTAACTTATCAATATTAGCGTCTCTCATATTATTGGCTACAAGAATTGCAGTTATTATTGACGCTATAGGTAAGGAATCGAGGAAAGATATTATTGAAATATTACCTGTTGCAATATAATAACTTGCTACAACAATAAATGAATATGTTATAAAAACTTCTATTTCTCCTAAAGCTCTATATTTCAAAGAAAAAGGTGGTCCGTTATAGGCGTAGACCATTAAGAAGCCTATTAAGGCAAATATTATTGCATAAAATCTAAATAAAGTTAAATATATCGCTATTGCCATACCTATCATCCCTAAAATAAGTCCGTATAATAGTGTATTAGTAGGAGTTAATACTCCGTGGACTATTGGATGAAGTCTATATTTAACTGTGCCTGAATTTTCCGAATCTAAACCTTTCTTATAATCAAAATAATCGTTTAAAACGTCAACTGACGCATTAAAAAGAACAGTACCCAAAATTGTTAAAATGAAAAACTGAATATTAAATATTCTATAAATATAATATGCAAGAGAGAAAGAAAAACTTGTACAAACTATCGGTAAAATAAAACCCCAAGGTCTAGTTATTAATATCATTTGATAAATCTTCTTCATCAATACTACTATCTTCTTAGACAAAAATTTAAATTGTATTATGTAAAAATAATTAATATAATAAATGCTTTAACTTAGTTAACTATGTATTTATCTCTTGTAAGACCTTATGTTTTGGCATGCCTTCTAATATACTCTTTCCATATTCTGTAGTATCTTTGTATTCTCTACTAGAAATAAATCTTCTAAAAGCATCAAGTGAATCCCATTCACTATAAATCAAATATTCTTGTGGATCATCGACTCTCCTATATAGCTTAGCGTCAATAAAACCAGGAAACGTTTTTAGGAAATTTATTACTCCTTGAAATGCCTTCTCAAAATCCTCTTCATGACCTTTTTTTACCCTATAATACAAACCTACATTTATCATAAAGTAATTTTTTCCTAAGTGTTTAATATGTTTATCTCTAGGAAAATGAGAAAACCTTAAAAAGTCCGACTCATTTAAAATTTATTTTTACATTTTTTCTGCTCTTTTTGACAAAAATTTAAAAACGATAGTGAATTGTTTTAAATGGTACGTAAGATAATATACTGTTTGC
It encodes the following:
- a CDS encoding nickel-dependent hydrogenase large subunit, with amino-acid sequence MSSSSTKNLTIDPITRVAGHLGMTATIDTNTRQVVNNQAYTYVTMFRGFEVFLRGRQPPDAVHITSRSCGVCGAAHANGSVRANDMALGAVPYPLGQVLRNMAYAMTDMTYDHPIILNVLEGPDFSAQVMQTYYPSCWQAAQQTKAEHSDIHGFSTIADIMTALNPFTGWLWIHAVKAQILAREAGVLIYGRHSHPPMLIPGGIGTDLSVGESLFVEYMYRLTTLTAWVKVVVAAWMDLANFLIDNCDYERQGLTYSAPTYISSYGFESPELYSNLGDTYENIYSNYDTLAQQASEGPQTIFRAAIVRNGELLSKSFIDLNVGQLEFVNSSYYQDWAHTTSPFTETDPIGNKLAWGLTDTDGTPLYMYHPWNKTTIPNPQAMNFMDKYSWDAEPRLIWKDGTIWSYETGPWARLHALAHYHPNSPVVKNGKIVVTLPTISEIPAWLPSGSSAEWTVEWEPPDYSTTLSRILGRAVDTAVAIFVAWDNLQYGLELLMKNQTSPKTSRPWKQPSFSLGVGQYEVPRGTVRHWLVNSNYSIANYQYHAPTTANVSPRDNRCNGPWCINGQAIGAFEMSVINTKVMEEVPPDEWVGYDFLRAIRSFDPCLVCAAHFEIKGKVNRSIDHLITPVCSV
- a CDS encoding (Fe-S)-binding protein; protein product: MAIAEAKVDMEALNKAIDEVFYSQLDSTLLYYFQACVNCKACEAACPFTPTSLHYSPVNKAEVARQLYRYRFTVWGRTVGRVIGGSKKYLSLEEAETMVDYAWHCVNCGSCAFVCPMAIDSGAMIDLLKQVAFKAGMGPKVYRDIAELEASGKYLEIDFFKNSWNSLISKIKDAIGKEVPLDKKGSEVLFYASIYEALAYPDVLVKVAKILDMLNKDWTFMSKPLGIRPPIGLVIGDKDGAVKVMQRVYSYFTDISPKYVMLTAGGFEYPALRYTMHETLKVEPKYEVVHVTELLAKWYENKEFEIEPLDEIITWHDPCQLGKRGGVFEAPRILMKALSKKFKELPSHGVNSFCCSGGGGGCGLPSMVNNMAKALGIAISDDDKKFLDKTSEPLIKAGKIKVGEINKIKAKEVLTGCPVCIESINFQIDYYHANSKVNHIVDILADRIKVSKK
- a CDS encoding hyaluronate lyase, whose product is MSFKISRRDFLKLALTATMVAAPEWDKAIGKAVGMIKNGDVNIVWFEAQACEGNTTAILQATDPTVAQVLFGASPLVGPGSVKISFWPSIMPQQGEQAVNILNDIINGKYNPYVLVLEGSFPDENTAQQYNSGGFWGMLGPKTLNEWVAELLTNAVAVLAVGNCASYGGLIADKVYQPPPKFITPTWSPSPTGAVGFFDDPLRGYKGLLSRLYEDNYLNGQAAAAPFYTFVKNPNSYLDITPSPSASVKPAIAVPGCPANGDGIMRTLANLVLWAGGLAPLPELDQYWRPLYFFQNTVHEQCPRAAWYAAGAFRTQPGEPTAACLFEVGCKGPVSNCPWNKYGWVGGIGGPTRTGAVCIGCTMPGFSDLYEPFYKPLQVPTPSSTLTTAGLIGAGIVIGAAAGLAEKKMVQKGGVRSK
- a CDS encoding tetratricopeptide repeat protein, translated to MVESPQGTKLKIEELRRLSQINPSDPWPHFLLGEIYSTLNPEEALKEYNEAIKLDPHVIDFHYKKALLLFNLGKIDEALECLEKASIIDYKNSSIYYFLKGNFLDELGKYDEAIKEYEKAIKKDPNNPWIIEAKILDMVELGLVNEALNEIDNILKTKNFKNLIMLREKIVKISQNELRSVKNT
- a CDS encoding UbiA family prenyltransferase, whose product is MKKIYQMILITRPWGFILPIVCTSFSFSLAYYIYRIFNIQFFILTILGTVLFNASVDVLNDYFDYKKGLDSENSGTVKYRLHPIVHGVLTPTNTLLYGLILGMIGMAIAIYLTLFRFYAIIFALIGFLMVYAYNGPPFSLKYRALGEIEVFITYSFIVVASYYIATGNISIISFLDSLPIASIITAILVANNMRDANIDKLNKTETLATIFPDKIKKIYLFLLIILPYSLIPLLILFGYLPYLDILVLLTLPLSIKIGKYVYTNLPADSDPQTAKVLMIFGLTYVFLTLLSSF
- a CDS encoding antibiotic biosynthesis monooxygenase family protein; amino-acid sequence: MINVGLYYRVKKGHEEDFEKAFQGVINFLKTFPGFIDAKLYRRVDDPQEYLIYSEWDSLDAFRRFISSREYKDTTEYGKSILEGMPKHKVLQEINT